Proteins from a genomic interval of Equus quagga isolate Etosha38 chromosome 11, UCLA_HA_Equagga_1.0, whole genome shotgun sequence:
- the RFPL4B gene encoding ret finger protein-like 4B: MARSLKEGATCPICLELFFKPAFLSCMHTFCFDCIGRWMLERDDLKLICPMCRGVNKKLPLLELKVSELTLLVKQHSPLLELSLHVSEEFLRFQEDVTLNTVTANSLLVLSEDLKNVWCGKICHNRMEDPQRFAHMPCVLGTPSFSSGRHYWEVEVGEGKEWALGVCKESVDRKRKSGFSSEHGFWIISMKAGAIYASSIPQTKIPASSGLSRVGIFLDVEMEVIKFFDVRNDALIYIHSPLTCLEPLCPFFRPELPGESDHGAPLSICP, from the coding sequence ATGGCCAGAAGTCTGAAAGAGGGAGCGACCTGTCCAATTTGTCTAGAACTTTTCTTCAAGCCTGCTTTTCTCTCCTGTATGCACACTTTCTGCTTTGATTGCATAGGACGTTGGATGCTAGAAAGGGATGATCTGAAATTGATCTGCCCCATGTGTCGAGGAGTAAATAAGAAACTCCCTTTGTTGGAATTGAAAGTTAGCGAACTAACGCTTCTTGTCAAACAGCACAGTCCTCTGCTGGAGCTAAGCCTGCATGTGAGCGAAGAGTTCCTGAGGTTCCAGGAGGATGTAACCCTGAATACAGTCACTGCCAATTCCCTCTTAGTCCTCTCTGAGGACCTAAAGAATGTCTGGTGTGGGAAGATCTGCCACAACCGGATGGAAGATCCCCAGAGATTTGCCCACATGCCCTGTGTCCTGGGCACCCCAAGCTTCTCCTCTGGCCGCCATTACTGGGAGGTagaagtgggagaagggaaggagtggGCTCTGGGAGTCTGCAAAGAATCGGtggacagaaagaggaagagcgGTTTCTCCTCTGAGCATGGCTTCTGGATCATCAGCATGAAAGCAGGCGCAATCTATGCCAGCTCCATCCCACAAACCAAAATTCCTGCAAGCTCTGGCCTTAGCCGTGTAGGAATTTTTCTAGATGTTGAGATGGAAGTAATCAAGTTTTTCGATGTTAGAAATGATGCCCTCATTTATATACACAGTCCTCTCACCTGTTTGGAGCCTTTGTGTCCATTCTTCCGTCCCGAGTTGCCTGGAGAAAGTGACCATGGTGCCCCCCTGAGCATCTGTCCTTGA